In Sorghum bicolor cultivar BTx623 chromosome 10, Sorghum_bicolor_NCBIv3, whole genome shotgun sequence, one genomic interval encodes:
- the LOC8072928 gene encoding protein DETOXIFICATION 16 codes for MAKRPVEEALLAAAGEPEEEEILSVREELKKQLWLAGPMIGGALLQNVIQMISVMYVGHLGELPLAGASMANSFATVTGLSLLLGMASALDTLCGQAFGARQYYLLGIYKQRAMFLLTLVSLPLAVVWFYTGEILLLFGQDADIAAEAGTYARWMIPLLFAYGLLQCHVRFLQTQNIVVPVMASAGATAACHLVVCWVLVYPLGMGSKGAALSNAVSYWVNVAILAVYVRVSSACKETWTGFSTEAFHDALSFFRLAIPSALMVCLEMWSFELIVLLSGLLPNPQLETSVLSISLNTATIVWMIPFGLGSAISTRVSNELGAGRPQAARLAVRVVVLLAVSEGLAVGLILVCVRYIWGHAYSNVEEVVTYVAKMMLVIAVSNFFDGIQCVLSGVARGCGWQKIGACINLGAYYIVGIPSAYLFAFVMRVGGTGLWLGIICGLMVQVLLLMIITVCTNWDNEATKAKSRVFSSSSPASQT; via the exons ATGGCGAAGAGGCCAGTAGAGGAAGCGCTCCTCGCAGCGGCCGGTGAGCCCGAGGAGGAAGAGATCCTGAGCGTGCGTGAGGAGCTGAAGAAGCAGCTATGGCTGGCTGGGCCCATGATCGGCGGCGCGCTGTTGCAGAACGTGATCCAGATGATCTCCGTCATGTACGTGGGACACCTTGGGGAGCTGCCCCTCGCCGGCGCCTCCATGGCTAACTCCTTCGCCACCGTCACCGGCCTCAGCCTGCTG CTAGGCATGGCAAGCGCTCTCGACACACTGTGCGGCCAAGCTTTCGGCGCCAGGCAGTACTATCTCCTAGGCATCTACAAGCAGCGCGCCATGTTCCTTCTCACCCTCGTCAGCCTCCCTCTTGCTGTCGTCTGGTTCTACACCGGCGAGATCCTCCTCCTGTTCGGCCAGGACGCGGACATCGCCGCGGAGGCCGGCACCTACGCCCGGTGGATGATCCCGCTGCTCTTCGCCTACGGCCTGCTGCAGTGCCACGTCCGGTTCCTGCAGACGCAGAACATCGTGGTGCCCGTGATGGCGAGCGCCGGCGCGACGGCCGCGTGCCACCTGGTGGTGTGCTGGGTGCTGGTGTACCCGCTCGGCATGGGCAGCAAGGGCGCGGCGCTTAGCAACGCCGTCTCGTACTGGGTCAATGTGGCCATTCTGGCCGTGTACGTGAGGGTTTCCAGCGCGTGCAAGGAGACGTGGACCGGCTTCTCCACGGAGGCCTTCCATGACGCGCTCAGCTTCTTCAGGCTCGCGATCCCGTCGGCTCTCATGGTCTG CTTGGAAATGTGGTCGTTTGAACTCATCGTGCTCCTTTCGGGCCTTCTTCCCAACCCACAATTGGAGACATCCGTGCTATCGATCAG CCTCAACACTGCTACCATCGTGTGGATGATCCCCTTTGGGCTTGGCTCTGCTATCAG CACTCGCGTGTCCAATGAGCTGGGTGCAGGGCGGCCACAAGCCGCTCGCCTTGCGGTACGTGTCGTGGTCTTACTGGCTGTCTCCGAAGGGCTGGCCGTGGGTCTCATCCTGGTCTGCGTGCGCTACATCTGGGGGCATGCTTACAGCAACGTCGAGGAGGTCGTCACCTACGTGGCAAAGATGATGCTGGTCATTGCAGTCTCCAACTTTTTCGATGGGATCCAGTGCGTTCTTTCAG GCGTGGCTAGAGGCTGTGGATGGCAGAAGATTGGTGCCTGCATTAACCTTGGCGCCTACTATATCGTTGGCATCCCGTCTGCATACCTCTTTGCTTTCGTCATGCGTGTTGGTGGGACG GGTCTTTGGTTGGGCATCATATGTGGCCTCATGGTACAGGTCCTTCTGCTCATGATCATCACAGTCTGTACCAACTGGGATAACGAG